The genomic segment AGTTACTCTGCTCAACCTAGGATCTACAGAGCGCTTCCTAATAAGCACTCTGGAGGCTGAATACTCTAAAAAGGGTCCCTAAAGAGAGACGTACCTCCCGCTCCAACAGGAGCTGATCAATCAAGGGAGTTCTTACTAAAAGAACCCTTTAAACCTCAGTGACCAACTCAGGGGCGAGCTCCTCAGCCTTCAATACTGACCTCCCAGGGAGGTCTCACGAGAGACCTTCAACCTTCCGATCAGACCTCAGGAGCATAGTACTCCAAAGAACGACCCTCAATGCGAGGGGAGTACCCACTGGACTCACCCGAGACGAATATTGACCAAGCTCAATGCAAGTACCAGGGAGGCTCCTAAAGAGCCTACACTCTGATATGACTCTCGGGAGTCAGAATACTATCTTAGCTGGAAGTGCTAAGGACCTACTCGACCCAGAGGATCTCCTTCAAGGTGGCCTGCTCGAGGGCCAACTACTTGGTAAAGATCTAGAACTCCAGGGCTAGTATCAGGGAGCCTGAGCTACTTGATAACCATCTGCTCAATTCTAGGGAACTAGGACACTCAGGAACCTAGCTCAACCCAGAGGATGGCTTTCAAGGTGACCAAAGAAGGCCAACTACTTGGTAGCAAATCTAACTCCAGCAGAGATAGCCACTAGAGGTATGCAGGCTTGGAATACTCGTTCGCATTGCCATAACGAGCCGTGTAGTCAGCATATTGCTTTCTACCCTTaaaacaaggggagtacaaaacTATGCAACTGGTCTGACAAGGAGGCCTCAGTCAGGGCCTACTACTCTAGCATAACACGGCCACAGGCCCGAGGCTAATGCTTGAGCTCTAAGGGAGCGTGCTCAACTCGCCCTGAAAAAGGGGAGTACTCAACACGCTCGACTTGAGCATCACTGGTGTTGGGCACATATGGGGCACAGAGCTCTGGGAGCGAAGTGAGCTAACCCGAGAAAGGCTCAAAGGTAAAAACCTGAGCAAAAACTCTCACTCCAAGACGAGAAAAGCCGTCTGAGCTCAGCTCTGGAGGAATGGATGCCCCAACAGGAAGAAATTCCACAGAAGGGGCCTGCAACACTCGACTCCGCAATTTGATAATAATCAAGGAGCTTTTGGTGGAGAGATGCTCCAAGCTCAAACTAGCTACTACCAAAGCTCTGGAGAGCGGAGACTTCAGCATAGTGCTTTCCACTCTCTAATCGAGAGGAAGTCTAACAATGCTCAAGGACAACCACAGGGAAGGCTTTCAACGAAAGCCGACAACACCTGGCTATTTGTCTGTGCCTAACACCACCAGGGAACTGAAGCTCAGCATATCGCTTATACTCTAATATCAAGAGGAGTTTCAGCTCAACCTAGATACATTGAGGAGGCCGTAAGGCCTGCCACTTGCATTAATAGCCTAATGCAGAAGGCGGGCCCCGGCCGGGGATGACTCACACAAAGAGAGGAGGCGTACTAGGATCACTAGCTGCTAGTCTTAAGCTGGAGATGCTCTCCAAGGAGTAGCCTACTCCGGGCTACTGCATACTAGGAGGCGGAAAGCTACAGCTGAACCGCCTCTGTCAAAAAAGACATATTCCTGAGTACAAGCCTAGGCCGGATATCGGGGCGGCCCAAAAGAAGGGCCGCCACACACGCACTCATGACTTTCTTGGAGCTCAATGAAGTGGAGACTTCAGCCTAACAACTCTAAAGAAAGGAGGCCAGCTCACACAACACTCAGGGGAACTGACCACCTGGAGCTCAGTGGAGCGGTGGCTTCAACAAAACGACTCTCCAAGTGAGAGGAAACCAACACACTCACTACAGGGAATGTCCATCACTTAAGGACATAAACTACCTGGAGCTCAGTGGAGCAGAGGCTTCAATAAAAACTCAAATGAGAGGAAGCCAACATACTCATCATAGGGATTGTCAAGGTGGCCTTGCAGTAGACCAACTTCAAAGACCTCAACTACCTAGAGCTCAAATGGAGCGGCAGCCTTGAATAGAGATTCTCAAACAAGAGGAAGCCAGCTCACTCATCACAGGGTGATGTCAAGGGTGGCCCAGAGACGACACCTACCGTCATGATCTATCTGGAGCTCAGGGGAGCGGAGGCTTCAGCATATCGCCTTCTACTCTCTAAGTGAGAGGAAACCGCTTCACTCGACCTAGGCCAAACACCTCAAATCGTGATATTACCTGGAGCTCAGCAGAGCGTTGGCTTCACCAAACGACTCTCTTTAACGAGAGGAAGCCAGCCCACTCAACTTAGGAGGATTATCAGGGCAGCCCCTGAGGGCCGAACACCTGACATTTCAACTACCTGAAGCTCGGATGAGCGGCAGCCTAAAAAAACAACTCTCAGATTGAAAGGAGGCCATGCCATTCACTACAGGTGATATTTCATTCTTAATGCTACCCGCTATTAAGACCTCATAAAGAAAAGAGGCACGTAGTAAGGGTGCCATGATAACCTTTCCTAATAACGGGAGCTCCAGGGCCCCAGTTTAAATGCCCCAATACAAAAAGCATAGAATAAACATCCCCTTATTCCTTTCTACAGGGGGCTGAGGTCACTAAATTTGTAATGGCTCTCACAGAGGGAGAGGTAACCTAAAAAGAGCAGAggcctaaatgtaaaaatggccTGCCATACTCTGCAGTCTGAAAGGGTGCGCTCACTAACAAGCTCTGTGCCGGAACCACAGACGGGTTAAAAAAGGATGGAACCAACACATCATTGGTCCAGCCTCAGGTCTGGTGTGAAGCGCCTGggatataaaagaataaaagctCCCTATTATTCCTTTCGATAGGGAGCTGAGGTCACTAAATGTAAAATGGTTCTCACGCCATAAAAGGCAACCTGCAAAGCTCAACCTGTAACTACAGTAAATGGAGGCCTAAATGTAGATGAGGCCTGCCGTACTGCTGTAGACTGGAAGGATGCACTCAATACCAAGCCCTTATGCCGGACCAACAGAAGGGTTAATAATAATGGAACAGAACCCAACATCAGTCCATCCTCAGGCCTGATAAAAAGCACCTAATATGAATAAACACCCCCTTTAATCCTCTCCATAGGGAGCTGAGGTcactaaaaatataacaattctCACCAATGGTGAGGCAACCTACAAAGCTCAACCTGTGACAACAGAAAGCGGAGGCCTTAATGTAAAATGAGGCCTGCCATACTGCTGTAAACTGAAAGGAATAAACACTTACTAACAAGCCCTGCGCTGGACCAACAGAAGGGCCCTAATAATGGAACAAACTCATCATCGACCCAGCTTCAAGCCTGATATTAACAGTGTTTAAGGTGGGAGGGGAGGGATTTATAGTTGGAGCACAGCATAATCTGCCACCGCGTATGTCCTGCCATATACAGACAGGACCATTTTCTGCTTCATAACACATAAAGGCGAGTGCAGAAGGAAACACGCAACTAAGGTTGCCAAGGGAAACACTCAAGTGCGAGAAAACAGCCTTATACAGGCGAACGCGTGTGCTCCTAGTTCAAACAAACAATGCACAAGTAATGTGTGTGATAGATATAAAGCTTGCACACAAACCTACACATCGCTCGTCCAAACGTAAATAGAGCattgcttactgatatagaggaCGCATCCTAAATCAGCTAAACACTCTCATAACAAAAAACCCGTCCtgcttccctcgagaagagacagacaaacaagagTGGAGCTTTCCTCGCCGGGAAACGCTCACAACGCGTGCCGACAGAACTCTCAAGCACTGGGCATGCATGCTCTAACAAAGACGCACGAGTCAAGTGTGTTACCAGGTAACTAAACATGGATGTGCACACTGACTGAAACGTCTGTAAATAGCCGTTCTTAAGCCGTTCAAAACAGTCCCAGAAAGATGAAAGAGGATGACTTGTTCTCTAGGGGCTCCTTATGTGTGTTCAGGTCGCACTAgtagtgacgtcataggctgtcgccggccaatacgATTGCCGTGATTGGATAGCGTTTCAGACACAGATTCCCGCTAAGGCGTTGCCCAAATGCGTtaagacgcagtgcgagttcccttttgAAAAGGAACAATgtaatcacacaattctgacttgaaGCTTTAGACGTCCTAAATTTTGGTGACAGGGTAACAAAAATTCCAAACCTtatggaataaataaaaatacaatttaaaaaatgtaaacaagcatTTTCTGAAGGTTAAGCGCTTATTTTCACTGACACTTCCTTCATCATTTtgtaatcattatttttaactgtatttaaGGAAAGTAGCCACTTTTCCTTTAGTAATATTAGGTTTTGTATTGAGTGAAACTAAAGGACTGTTATTTAAGACTGGTTTCTTTCTCAGGACGCTGTCATAAGTGGCCTGGATGGACCTGCTGCCCTGTGAGACTGTTATTTTGAGCAACTCTACAAGCAGAgtcattttattattgaattaGTCTGTAATATTTGccctgtgtgtgttttgtagaaTAGGTATCAGTGAGAAGGGTCAGGCCACAGTAAAGCTGAGTGTCAGCAGCACTCCAGGACATTCATCCATTCCGCCCAGAGAGAGCAGCATTGGCATCTTGGCTTCAGCCACAACAAGATATGCAGAAACCCctaaaacactttattattgtaaaacaattggaaatactgaaaaattgatctttttatttgaagtttttgtgttttatttattgctatCAAGTTATTCTCAAAACAGTGTTAAACTGAGCTAAAGACTTTTAGCTAAGATGATGTTTTCGGTAACATCTTTTCTCAGATTGGAGGAAAATCGGATGCCCAGACTGTTTGGATATGGTCCTGAGCGTGGCACATTTGAACACCTGGCACATAAGGTAAAAGTGTTCAAGCAGAGGATTTTACAGGCTACGATTTATGACATACAGACTTGCTTTACAACAAACCATttctcttattttattttgtagtttggcCTTCCTCTCAGATTCATCACGTCTAATTTGTGGCTCTTCTTTCCGCTTCTAAGCAGGTAGTACATATTGTTGTCTTAATGCTGACTACAGTAATCAATATCATATCAAACTATATTTTATACAGGATTTTTCCTGCACTGAAAATTGTTTGGACCACCAAAGTtaatttaaagaggacctattatgttttttttacattttcaactttctttattgtgtaatgttgctgtttgagaatgaaaaaggtctgcaaagttacaaagcacaaagtccactccaaagggtggcattctctatatcagtgggCACTGTTtatgaactccctgaaacaccatGATTGTAGTCATCAGAAGATGCTGCTGAaagaattcagctttgccatgacaggatatatgtaaaatatttaacatatgATTTACTGCATTAATGATTAAATGCAACCAACACTAACTTTGTAAATAAGCATCTAAGTAAGCTTGTAAATACCCAGGAAAACCCCTGTcatagtaatataataataatatcggTGTCCCTTTCATATGCAGGGTGTTGGAGAAAAAGCCTGACACAAATGCCTTTGTGAGGACCACAACTGCCGTCACAATGTTTAACTCGGGTGTGAAGGTGGGCCCTCTTTTTTTGTAAGTTCGCTAAGTTGTAGCATGAATGGAGATATgattatttctctttctcttacAGATTAACGTAATCCCGTCATACGCTGAAGCTTTTGTCAATTTCCGTATCCACTCAGCCCAAACGCTGCAGGAGGTGAGAGGTCACGCTGTAGCCACACAATGACTCATTCAGCCAGCCCTGAGTCCAGGCTATAGTTGTTATAGCTCAGCTATTAACTTTTGCTCTTCACACCTTCTCAACCAGTTTCGCATGAATCActctaaataaaaaactaactCTAGAAGGACAGTTCacccattcaaaaatgacaattatgttTGTGACTgaaaaactgtatgactttctttctttagtggaaagtgtccatacaataaaagtccTGTACTGTTTGTACCccattgtttttcaaaatatcttcgtATGTGTGTTGAACTGAtgtgagggtgattaaatgacagaacattgatttttgggtgaactatccctttaaatcagaCTCGGACTATAATGTTTACAATCACTCACTGTTTGATCACATCACATCCCCTTTTATGTCATCTTTTAGGTTATGGATTTGGTCAAGTCAACCATATCAGATGAGCGTGTGAAGGTAGAGATGGTCGATGGATTCGACCCACTGCCCATCAGCTCCTATGATGAGCAGGCTTTTGGGTTCCAGGTCATAAAGAAAACAGTGCAGGTCATGTTTCCTCAGCTCACAGTGGCCCCTGGTAAGTGAAGTCTTGCATTTCTGCTTAAGTGCCACTTACGCACATCATTGTCTCGTGAAGAGCCACTTTTAGCTGCTCTATGATTTCCTCTCACAGGTATCTGTGTTGGCAACACTGACAGCCGGCACTACAAGGACATCACCCGAGACATATATCGCTTTGCACCAACGTGGTTCAAACCAGGTGATCCTCAGAGGTAAGACACAGGAGAGTGGCTCTTTATACTAATGTAGTGGAGTATCCAGCttgagggtacgtttacacaacaaccaTGTACTAACAAATGagaaaaagtttttcctttgtgtttttgaaaagctttgtgtatagacgacaacgttgtcaaaacaatctCTGTTTATACAGAAATgactaaaacaactaaaaacgctgtattatgcatgccaggccagtagttggcaatgttaGAATTTGGCTTATGTAAATAATGTGTAGTAGCGGTGCAGTAAATCTACACTTTGTGAAGGGTTGATAAACTTTTATCTTGAGCAGGACAAACACAGTCCTGTAGTCCGCCATTGTTGTTTTGGTTGTCAAGTACTCGCCCatgcctatagactaaacacataaTATGTATGAGATGACGTTACCATTTTCACAAATCTGCATTTTACAcggagacgataacggtataattttaaaaaaggtgcactttgaaacctaaGTTTCGTATTCAGACCCCAAAATGCAGTTGTGTAAATAAACAGTCAAAATCCATACAAAgtattctgtttttagttgaaaacggtgccCAGACAtcaacatagtgtggcccagatccggcccacatctggtacatgtggattacacgtggaacagatgtgggccggatctggacCAACACTAAGTTGCTGTCGGGGTGTCATGTAAACGGTCCCTGAAACATCAAGTTTTTATATGATCAAACGTTCATGTTCCTCCTTTAGGTTCCACGGTGTGAACGAGAGAATCTCCATTAAGAACTATGAAGAGATCGTGCTGTTCTACTTCCAGCTCATCCAGAATAATGACATCAGGAAGTTGCCGCCACCTCACAGTAGCCAGCATGAGCTGTAAATGGTGAGATGTTACTTGCACTAATCTCAAGACACTGAAGGTTAAGAAACTAAGCTAAGGGAGCTTTGTTTTAACAGATATGAATTGAATATCTGGATAAAATTAATACAGcagctttagaaaaaaaactaaagaatTGAAGGTTGTGAAACATTTCAATCATAAAGATTCATTCTTGCATTCCTTACTGAACGATTTATAAAACACATCACAAGTTTGCTGTTTGTCAGGTGTTGACAGCAGGGCATGGGTGTAATTAACCCTGCACTTAGGTTTACATTACATTCAGGCATTTGGCAGATGGTTTTATTCAAAGTGGCttacagtatacagtatgtgtatactataaataatgtcatattacatacatactgtatgtatttcTATTTTAACTAATTGTTATTAGTAACGTCTGACCAAATAATTATAAGTTTGTTGACTGAATGTTAAACATAAGCAACCCTGACGAAAACAAAAGCATTGCTAAGCACAATTACACTTCAACTGAGCTTCACAGAAAAAGAATAAGCTAGCTATGTGAATAAATCAGACAAATATGGGCATTGTGATGATGAATTGATCATTAATGAGTGATGATTAGTTTTCTAGATGAATAGAATTTTCCACAATTTTGAGTGTCACTTTTTGTGTTTGAAAGTGTTACTGGGTTCAGGGGAGAGCTGGAACAAACATCTCACTTGTTATCTCTGGTTAAGTCTGCTTCAAAACGCAGTTTATATTTCTGACTTTACACTGTCAGACTTGCTGCTTTGGTGTTTTGGACCAACTTTCTGAGAGATTCATACAACACCCGGAGCTCTCCTTATAGTTATTCCACTATTTTTAATAGTGTTTGCATTTTTGGAGATTTTATTGAAGGTTAACGCTgtggtacattttcaaaaattgcAGTATGGGCAATAGATATTGTGTTAGACTGGAGTGATTTATTATGACATCCTTTGATCAATTATGTCTGGCTCCATAAGCATTTGCTTCTGGATATCACTTGCATCACAAAGCTGCAGCTCAACACAGTTATTGTTTTTGGTTGTTAGAATGTTACTTTGAATTCTTAGTTATTTTTTGCACTgaaaattactgtaaatgttgttcattgattatttttatgaaattgatttaatttcatgaacggaaatgttacattattaataaaaaaaatgttaatacaaacataaatgtgtgttctttcttattctgcttttttttttttcctgataaaTATCCTAACATTatctaaaaaaatatcttatctAGTAAGATCGAAATTCCTGATAGACACAGAAGCTCTCACAGACACTGtgcaacaaaacaataaaattgctAATCTGAAGAAAAGATCATGAAGAAAGGACAGAGAAATTTGCCAAATCTTCTCTGCTCTCATCGTAAACCTCCCTCTCCCCACTCCTTTTCTTATCACCCTGTCTGAAAGTTCACTAAGAATGTCTATATACCACATATGATGTACTGTATCTTGTGCATCTATTGCTTTTtccctttcatgtttggtataattttaaatgtctcacttACATTATGAGAAAGATTGAAAACTCAGAAGAAATCTGAAATCTGAGAATGCTTTCCTATCCCTGTCCATCTTGTCCAACCAAAGGGCCTTCTGTAATTTACAACTTTCCCTTAAATACCCAGATCAGAAAAAAGATCTAAGTGGTAAAAGTCTAAAACAGGTAAAACTGGGATTCTGCAACCAGAAAAccccctgacagcaacatagtgttg from the Ctenopharyngodon idella isolate HZGC_01 chromosome 22, HZGC01, whole genome shotgun sequence genome contains:
- the LOC127505037 gene encoding N-fatty-acyl-amino acid synthase/hydrolase PM20D1.2-like isoform X1, with amino-acid sequence MMFSVTSFLRLEENRMPRLFGYGPERGTFEHLAHKFGLPLRFITSNLWLFFPLLSRVLEKKPDTNAFVRTTTAVTMFNSGVKINVIPSYAEAFVNFRIHSAQTLQEVMDLVKSTISDERVKVEMVDGFDPLPISSYDEQAFGFQVIKKTVQVMFPQLTVAPGICVGNTDSRHYKDITRDIYRFAPTWFKPGDPQRFHGVNERISIKNYEEIVLFYFQLIQNNDIRKLPPPHSSQHEL
- the LOC127505037 gene encoding N-fatty-acyl-amino acid synthase/hydrolase PM20D1.2-like isoform X2, whose protein sequence is MFNSGVKINVIPSYAEAFVNFRIHSAQTLQEVMDLVKSTISDERVKVEMVDGFDPLPISSYDEQAFGFQVIKKTVQVMFPQLTVAPGICVGNTDSRHYKDITRDIYRFAPTWFKPGDPQRFHGVNERISIKNYEEIVLFYFQLIQNNDIRKLPPPHSSQHEL